The Melopsittacus undulatus isolate bMelUnd1 chromosome 17, bMelUnd1.mat.Z, whole genome shotgun sequence DNA window CACATTGCACGTGTCAAACTGGACAACAGCACTCAGGTATCCAGCCAgattctttcctcttcccatcCAGAAAACTTCTTTTCACTTCAAATATTTCCACTTATCCAACATTAGGTAATGATTCTGCATTCCTCTCTGAGGTACATGAaatgtttttcccttctctgcagcAGTAAGTCTGAGATAGAAGTAAAGCAGCTTGCCTAAAATTCTACCTGGAATAGTACTAGATCTTAGATGCAAACCTGAAGTTCCCATGTCCTATGCTCAGACCATCAAACAACAACGTCCACTCCAACCTCTAAAGCTAATGCAGGAACAAAAAAGgacatatttaaaatgtttatacCATTGTCCAAAGTGTGAGAGAAGCACTGAGGCAACAAAATAGAGGCTTTTACAGGGGAAGCATGAGGGTTCACACATTTCATCAGCACAACCCAAAATTAAAGCAATGACTTTGAACAGAGAAAGCTCTCAGCCAGGAAATGTAAACCTGCAAACCTGTATTCTCTAGGTGGGAATTTAATGGGAAAAAGGCTTGATTTTAGTTCCTGTACTAAATAATTGTTACCAGTGACCTGTTGTGTCCTTCTGTTGGCCAGGTCAGGCTGGTGCTGGTCGGTATTGCTCTCCTACAGTCTCCTCCCCAGTGACCACATGAGGACTCACATGTGGAGCTGAGTGACAGATTTCCAGGTAAGCTGGAACTGGAACACGCACTTGTCTTGAGCCAGGAATTGAGCCAGGTCCATGGCTAAGTGGAGAACTGGCAGATCCCAGTAACATGGACATGGACTGGAGCAACCAAGAGATGGACTGAGGAGAAAACAATCCAAATTGCAGCAGTGATTACAGCAAGCAGgcatcatccatccatcttGCTTGGCCTGTACCTCTGTCTGCAGCTTCTCCCACACTGGTGCAGTTGCTGTGTGTGAGCTGCTCAGTGGCATTGGCTGTCAGTCATCACTGCCCTGCACCTAGCCCTTGGTCTGAGTGCCCTGAAAGATCAGCAGTTTGGGCTGGGGAGCTGTTAATCAGCTTCTGATACAAGCTGAAAATAACACATCTGATGTAGGTTCTGTTGAGCTTTTCCCTGAAGCACACAAATGGTTCCACAGGAAAGGGGAAGTTGCTCAAGCTGCAGGTCACTCCTTCCTCTACTGCTTTTACTAAAGAGCTTCCTATCTCAGTGGTGTAAAAGACTGCAAAGTAAGAATTTGCCATTCTCTTCCCACTCCCCTGCCCCAACATGTAActcaaaccccaaaacaatcaGGTATTGGGAAGGCTTGGCTCTATCCCTTTGAATTTCCCCCACATACTGCTTAAAGCACTTAGcttcagaaagggaaatatattaAAGTGCATTTACCACAGCAATAGTACCAGCACTAAAAAGCTTCTCCCCTCATGCCTCTTCATTCAATGTCTGGGATAGATTAAAATCCCACCAGAATTCATCCTCGTTGTACCTTGAAGTCTGCATCTAGTTATGACACTGGAATATAAGAAATCCAGTGCCATGCATCCTGCTTCCACTAAACTCTACTCTGGAGCTGGTTTAGGTTTATTGGGCGTGAGGATCCAGCATGCGGTGTATGTCTATTGGATACTGCAGTTAAACAGCTGCTGTGAAATTGCATCCCAGTCTGCGtggggaagaagaaacagaactaGAGAGAAGGAACATTcccctcttcccctgctcctctTGCATTCACTCCAGCCATGCAACTCAATACTTGTTGATCCCAAAGATCCGGACTCCATGGAACTGCGGCAGCTTGGGGATCAGGACGCTCATGAGGGAGATGGTGTTGATGACGAAGTGGATCCGGTCATACTTTGTGTAAAAGCTGGTTAGAAAGTACCTGGAAAGGAGGAGAACAGAGAGGGGAGAGCTGAGTCACAGCAcgttgtggttttgtttcctagGCCAGCACATGAGTACTCACAGGACGATGGGCATGATGGTGAGGAACTTGCGCGACGCCGTGAACTGCACTCCATAGTCCATCTGCTCCCAGTGCGTGAGCAGCCGAGCCTTGCCCTGGTCCGGAGTCTCGAAGGGAGTTCCTTTCACGGTATGTAGGAAGATGTACATGCTCTGTAGTGAATACAAACGCAGTATGAAGCCCACAGGGCACCTCCACCCCACCAGAAACGCTCAGCTTCATCAGCGGTCGGGGAGCTTGCACCAGCGCGATG harbors:
- the ORMDL3 gene encoding ORM1-like protein 3 — its product is MNVGTAHSEVNPNTRVMNSRGIWLSYILGIGLLHVVLLSIPFFSVPVVWTLTNIIHNMSMYIFLHTVKGTPFETPDQGKARLLTHWEQMDYGVQFTASRKFLTIMPIVLYFLTSFYTKYDRIHFVINTISLMSVLIPKLPQFHGVRIFGINKY